The Megalobrama amblycephala isolate DHTTF-2021 linkage group LG18, ASM1881202v1, whole genome shotgun sequence genome segment CCTCCGGGTTCAGTTCGGTGTATAGCCGTAACTCGAGCTCGTCTCCTGCAGCGACATGAGAAAGACACGTGAGTTTCTGCTCAGAAGACGAGCGAATGTCTGCATTAATGCACGTGCTGAAGCTCTTCTAACTGCTCGTGCAACATTTACCTGAACTTACACTCCACTGGCTCCCTGGACTCAAAGACTCTGATGTGCCTACTTCATTGGCCAGGAACCCCTTTGCAAAGGCACCGCTTTGTAGCCACTGTGAACTATCACGTTCCAATTGCCGTGAGATCTGCAAGAGCAAAACACAGAACTTGTAAGTGACTGGGTTTTGCTTGTTCTTTGATTACATCTGGGCCAATAGCAGGCACTTTGAGATAAAACGGGGTATTCCTGTCAATGAACAAGCACAGTAGACACAGAGCAGATCTGACACTCACCTCAATGATAGCTTCGTAATCCTCCAAGTCTGAGGGGAAAGATGAAGAGAACACGCAATCAGtaccaattcaattcaattcaattcaagaaAATGTCTGACAGCAGACGTGAGCTCCTGTTACCTGTCGAATGCATCGGCGACACCTGGAACCGGCTGGTGTAAAGGCCGCTCGAACTGTCCGGGCCGACGACTTCCTCGCAGGCGGGAATATCTGAGGTGTCCATGGCGGGACTGGGAGAGTCTGCTGGAAGAACGAGAGACCCGATGAATACTCTGTGCTAGCTGAGCGTCTCACCTGTCACACTCACTACAGGAACGTCTCTTACTCAGGATGGTGCTGTCGATGGTGGGCTCCTGCATCTCGTCAGCGCGCGCTTCCTCCTTCTTGACGTGTGAAGGCAGAGCCTGAAGGACACAAACACATCTTCAGTGGGACTGTCAGCAGTTACACCTGCGCTCTACACCTGTATGCACACACTCGGCTCACCTTCGCCCGTCTCCGGCTGTCACGACCCCGGGGTCTCTTGTCTTTCTTCTTGCTCACGGCGGGCAGCATGCGGTAGACTCGCACCGCGCCGCAGCCTTTGTTGATGCTCTTGTCCTTCACCTCTTCGATGTCCGGCAGCGAGTTCATGGCACAGCGGAAATTGGCTTTCCAGGTTTTGGGGTCAGGTGTGGTAAATCCCTCCCTGAATTTACCTGAGGAGCAGAATTAGAGCGGAGTGAGCACATGTCCCGTCtgatcgtgtgtgtgtgtgtgtgtgtgtgtgtgtaagtgtgtgtgtgtgtgtgtgtgtgtgtgtgtgtgtgtgagtgtgtgtgtgtgtgagtgtgtgtgtgctctctCACCTGTGTGGATCGCCCACTGCTTGAACAGACACGCGTCTTTGTCCACCTCCCAGCCGTGACGAGCGGCGTGTTTCCATGGGATGGAGAACATTTTCTCCTCCTGAAAGCATTTGCAAATCCATGAGACCTCTGACCTCTGACACAGTTATCTAGATGGTTTAGTGTAGCGCTGCGTCTCTGCTTTACCTTGTTGACCCACACGAGTCCAGCGATGGTGTTGGAGTCGATCCGGCTCTCCAGCCAGGGGCGCATGCGCATTCTGGACACAGGCATGGTTTCTGTAGCGGGAGACAGAAGAATTATTTTCTCACATCtgctgcgtgtgtgtgtgtgtgcgtgtgtgtgcgcgcgcacgAGTGAAGGGAGGCGTGTGGAAGAGTTCATGACCAGGAAACGAGCGGATTGATTTTACTCTGCAAAATtctgaatatttatttttttgtacaatCTATGCAAAAGTAACTTTTGAGGCTTTGTCATTGTTTgcaacatttttgcagattccCTTTAACTTGCATCAATTGCTAACAAATAAGAATCTAAATAAAGATCtaagaatataatataatataatatattaaattttttagTAAATCCGCACCCCTAAACGCCTGCAGTGAAGTGTCTGATAAAcaatttctatatttttttctaaattttaCTAAGCAACTGCAATAAATGCATAAAACGTTtgaataaaatgcaataaaacattttcatagACGCTTACAGTATAATCCGGTGTTGAATCCAAATCAGAGAAGTGCAAAAAAAAGTATCTCCTGTAAAGGCGTGAATCCACTCAGAACTACAGATCAAGTTTCGTCTACAGAAGCTCTCGTCGTTTACTGTACGGTAGGAAGGCGCGCGAGCGTTTATATAGCAAGCAGTGTGGTGTGTGGGGACTTTTCCCGTGAGCTGACATCGTCTTCAACagtctgcgcatgcgcacagAGAGCCAGCCGCTCTAAACACAGCCATGCTGATTTCCGAGAAATCATGCTGTTATGAGATAGACGAACTACGTGCGGAAGACAATTGGATAAACATATACACACGCCCTCGACATACCACAAcagaataaaacacacacacacacacacacacattaagacATTAATGTATTATTGCTACGGTTATCAACAATTAATTACCGCCGTTTACAGTGCACCTCATGGgctgacattttttttacatagaaataaataattacatgcATCATATGTTGGCTCATTTATGCAAAGAATCCGTCCCCAGCAGCAACTCTTCGCGCTGTGAATGTGAAAAGCCTACATTTAACTACTCATAGACCTAACTTAAACTGTCTTCTTTCGACAGTTAAGTTTTATGAGTGTAGTTGTGTTAAACTCATTGTGGATGGAGTGTAAAGTGCAGAGTGCCGGGGTTAACTCAGTCCGGGACAGAAGTCAGTGGGTTTCCGGGAAACGCTGTTTGCGCCGGTAGAGGGCGCGAGCGCGCAGAAAAGCCTTACTGTAAGAGACTCGTTTCAAAGAAACAGCTTCAGCTCTGTGTGTTTTGAAATGTGACAGTTCAGGAATAGCGTGCGTGATCTCTGGAATTTTAGGTTTCGAGATGTCTGTCCATGCTCAAGGAATAAGATTGAGAAATAAGCCTAAAGCTAATGATCATTTCCTAATCATCGAATGCTGCTTTCGCTAAAACatgttttctgtttgtttgcttgttaaATCTAGGATTGTGTTGTTTGTTGTCAGGGAATGTATGGCAGCTCAGGCTCAGCTCAGTTCATGCAAAATGAGTTACAACAGCAAGACGATCAGTGGACTCGAGATAATAAACTGctttaaaacatttacttttacttttttaaaacaaGTTGAATCGCAACGCTCGTGTCAGTCGTGCAGAACTAACGAAACTGTAATCAAAGAGAAATGTGTAGCCTACAGATAAACCCACAATGACAAGCTGATTAAATAAGGCAAACGCGTTGTAAAGTAAAGATGATGAATACACTAATGTGTGGTAATATGTGCGCGCTCCCTCTGCAGCTCAGCATGTGACGTAAGGGGGCGTGTCCCGCGGGGAGGAGGCGGTGTTTTCCTGCGGAGTTTCTGCTCCGTGAATTCCTGGGTTTTCCCGAGGATCGTCCAGTGATATTCCCCTCGAAACCCGAGACTCCGCCGTCACATATTAAAGCCTGTTGGAGTCTGTCGGATCCGATCAGTGTGATCATCCAACATGCTGAAACATgctctttccctctctctcatTTTGGAGGGTTTTATACAAACCACCATTGATGAAAAAATCAG includes the following:
- the irf1b gene encoding interferon regulatory factor 1b isoform X1, producing MPVSRMRMRPWLESRIDSNTIAGLVWVNKEEKMFSIPWKHAARHGWEVDKDACLFKQWAIHTGKFREGFTTPDPKTWKANFRCAMNSLPDIEEVKDKSINKGCGAVRVYRMLPAVSKKKDKRPRGRDSRRRAKALPSHVKKEEARADEMQEPTIDSTILTDSPSPAMDTSDIPACEEVVGPDSSSGLYTSRFQVSPMHSTDLEDYEAIIEISRQLERDSSQWLQSGAFAKGFLANEVGTSESLSPGSQWSVSSGDELELRLYTELNPEESLCTYTELVNSSTFTPTICPL
- the irf1b gene encoding interferon regulatory factor 1b isoform X2; translated protein: MPVSRMRMRPWLESRIDSNTIAGLVWVNKEEKMFSIPWKHAARHGWEVDKDACLFKQWAIHTGKFREGFTTPDPKTWKANFRCAMNSLPDIEEVKDKSINKGCGAVRVYRMLPAVSKKKDKRPRGRDSRRRAKALPSHVKKEEARADEMQEPTIDSTILNSPSPAMDTSDIPACEEVVGPDSSSGLYTSRFQVSPMHSTDLEDYEAIIEISRQLERDSSQWLQSGAFAKGFLANEVGTSESLSPGSQWSVSSGDELELRLYTELNPEESLCTYTELVNSSTFTPTICPL
- the irf1b gene encoding interferon regulatory factor 1b isoform X4; this encodes MPVSRMRMRPWLESRIDSNTIAGLVWVNKEEKMFSIPWKHAARHGWEVDKDACLFKQWAIHTGKFREGFTTPDPKTWKANFRCAMNSLPDIEEVKDKSINKGCGAVRVYRMLPAVSKKKDKRPRGRDSRRRAKALPSHVKKEEARADEMQEPTIDSTILTDSPSPAMDTSDIPACEEVVGPDSSSGLYTSRFQVSPMHSTDLEDYEAIIEETSSSYGYTPN
- the irf1b gene encoding interferon regulatory factor 1b isoform X3 → MPVSRMRMRPWLESRIDSNTIAGLVWVNKEEKMFSIPWKHAARHGWEVDKDACLFKQWAIHTGKFREGFTTPDPKTWKANFRCAMNSLPDIEEVKDKSINKGCGAVRVYRMLPAVSKKKDKRPRGRDSRRRAKALPSHVKKEEARADEMQEPTIDSTILTDSPSPAMDTSDIPACEEVVGPDSSSGLYTSRFQVSPMHSTDLEDYEAIIEISRQLERDSSQWLQSGAFAKGFLANEVGTSESLSPGSQWSETSSSYGYTPN